The Candidatus Methylomirabilis limnetica genome segment TGATGAGGCTGGCTTTCCAGGGCGGGCTATCGAGGCCTCAGCCTTCGCACTGCTCGCCTACCTCACCGCCCACGGCCTGCCAGGCAATCTGCCCCGCATCACCGGGGCGACCCATAGCGCGATCCTGGGCAAGATCGTTCCGGGACGGGCATTTCAGGGGCTACGATGACAAATCCAGCGTACTATGAAGCCGTGGTTCGATTGCTCAGCGAGATCCAGCGAAGCCAGGCGGAGGCGATCGACCGGGCTGCCGATCTGATCTTCTCATCCCTCGTGGCTGACGGTGTCCTGCACATCTTTGGAAGTGGTCACTCCCATTCAGTGGCCGAAGAGGCGTTCCATCGCGCTGGGGGGCTGGTTCCCGTCAATACCATGACCGAGCCGTTTCTGAGCCCGCTCACGTCTCCAAAGAAGAGCGGGCGGCTAGAGCGGCTCAGCGGCCTTGCGGTGATTCTACTCGACTACCACGATCCGCAGCCCGACGAGGTCCTCATCATCGTCTCCAACGCCGGGATCAACCCGGTCTCAGTCGAGTTAGCGTTGGAAGCGAAGAAGCGAGAACTTATGGTCATCGCGATCACGTCGCTCCGTCACTCCCAAGCCGTGGCCTCGCGCCATCCGAGCGGCCAGCGCCTCTTCGAGGTGGCTGACCTCGTTATCGACAACTACGGCGAGGCCGGCGATGGCGCCCTCACCTTCCCCGGCCTTACGGCGAAGGTGGGGCCGACCTCACTTATAGCCGGGGCCTTCATCGTCAACTCCATCGTCTGCGGCGTGGTGGCGCGATTCCTCGCGAAGGGGCTTACGCCGCCAGTCTATCTCAGCGCTAATCTACCAGGTGGCGATGAGCATAACCGCCAGCTTGAGGCGAAGTATAAAGGACGGATCAAATTATTGGGTTGAGAAAGCGCCAGACTTGATTAGCCAACAAACCCAACCCCCCTTTGGCAAAGGGGGGGTACGGGGGGATTTCAACCGTGGGCGATTTTCTGAGCAACTATGTATGATCTGATAATTCGCGATGCGAACCTCATTGACGGGACTGGCGCCTCCGCACGACGCGCCGACCTTGCCGTCGTAGGTGACCGTATCGCAGAGATCGGGCATATCGCCCCATCCTTGGGGCATCGGGTGATCGAGGCGGCCGGCCTTACGCTTTCTCCCGGCTTCGTGGATATCCACTCGCACTCCGATTACCATCTCCTGCTTCAGCCGACGGCTGACAGCGCCGTTCGACAGGGGGTGACCCTCGAGATCGGGGGCAATTGCGGATATGCGGCCGCCCCGATATGGGGACCCTGGCTGGAAGAACGGACGGCCACCTATCGTAACCTCTACGGCCTCGACCATGCCTGGCAGGCGGTGGCGGACTACTTCGCGCGACTGGAGGCGACTGGGATCTCCGAGAACTTCGGTCTCCTGATCGGTCATAACACGCTGCGGGGCTCAGCCATGGGCGGTGCTAACCGCCCGCCCTCATCGCAGGAACTTGAGGCGATGATCGAGGGAGCGCGACAAGGGATGGCCGAGGGCGCGCTTGGTTTGTCCACAGGTCTGGTGTATGCCCCGGCCTGCTTCTCCAGGCCTGACGAGCTTGCGATGATTGCAGCCGCAGTGCGGGAGGCTGGCGGCATCCTCACCTGCCACATGCGGAGCGAAGGCGACGGGCTGATCGAGGCGATCGATGAAATTATCGGAGTGGCGGAGAAGGCGGAAATCCCCCTTCAGATCTCTCACCTCAAGACATCTGGAGAGCGCAACTGGCCGAAGCTTCACGAGGCGCTTCGGCGTATTGAAGAGGCGCGAGCACGCGGCCTTGACGTTTCCTGCGACCGGTATCCCTACACTGCCTCCAACACCGGGCTTCAAGCGGTCCTGCCGGATTGGGCCTTAGAAGGCGGGCAACGGGATCGGACCGAACGGTTAGGCAACCCGGCAGCGCGCGCCCGGATTACGCAGGAACTGACCACGCACTACCCACCTGATTACTGGTCCCGACTGATGATCTCCGAGGTCACGCGCGAGGAGAATCGACGGTATGAGGGATTGCGTGTCGCTGAGGCGGCGAAACTGGCCGAGACGCAGCCGGTCCACTTCGTCCTCGATCTGCTGCTAGCAGAGCAGATGCAGGTCGATGCTATCTTCTTTACCATGTGTGAAGAGAACCTGGAGGCGATCCTAGCACAGCCATATGCGATGATCGGGTCAGACTCCGGGTGTCGCGGACACGAAGGTCCGCTCAGTCATGGTCGGCCTCATCCAAGAACCTTCGGGACCTTCCCGCGGGTGCTGGGCCACTTCGTGCGGGAAAGGCGTCTACTCGATCTGCCAACCGCCATCAGGAAGATGACCTGGGATCCTTGCCGCAAGCTCGGTATTCTGGACCGGGGACATCTGCAGCCTGGCTGCGCGGCCGACCTTGTCCTCTTCGACTCGGCGACCGTGTCGGACAGGGCGACCTACGAGGCCCCGTTACAGTACCCCACCGGTATCCATCACGTCTTCGTCAACGGGGTCCCGGTCGTTGAGAGCGGCGAGCACACCGGTGCCAGACCCGGCCGCGTCGTGCGGAGGGCATGACCAATGCGTCCGAGAATCGGAATCACGAGCTGGCATTATCGGGATGACGAAGAGCGGTGGGAGGCGGTACTGGAAGGTTACTCCCGCGCCGTCCTCGGCGCTGGTGGCTTGCCGCTGATCCTTCCTGTTGCCTCCGCGGAGCCTGCCCTGATCGAGGCATACCTGGAGACGATCGACGGGCTCATCTTGACCGGAGGGGCCGATATTCACCCCTCCTTTTATGGACAGACCGTTCTCGAACGATGCGGTGAGATCGACGAAGAACGCGATCGCTTCGAAATGGAGTTGGTTCGTGCGGCCCGCAATCGTGACCTGCCGCTCTTAGGGATCTGCCGCGGCCTCCAGGTCGTCAACGTGGCCCTGGGCGGCAGCCTATATCAGGACCTCTCTTACCGGCACGAGACCGACCCGGCCCACCAGAGCCCTCGCGAGCGGCGCGGGGAGCCAGCCCACGCGGTGGCGATTATGGAAGGCTCTCGCCTCGCTCAGTTGCTCGGTGTTCGAGAGTTGGACGTGACCAGCACCCACCACCAGATCATCCGCGACCTGGCGCCCAATCTTACGGTCAACGCGGTCGCTCCAGACGGGGTCATCGAGGGGGTTGAGGGCGCTGGACGCTTTCTTCTCGCCGTCCACTGGCACCCCGAGCGGATGGTTACCCGCCACCCCGAGCAGCTCGCGCTCTTTCGGGCTCTCGTTGAGGCAGCCGGCACAGCCCATCGCCACTGATTACCTTGCTGTCGCACTGAGGGCAGCCACAAGGGCTGCCCCTACGTCCCGCGCAGCAAATCCCCCTTATACTCTCCCCGCACCGCTCTTCACCGCTACCCCACGCACTCCTCCTTCGCAGCGGTAATGAGATCGTCGAAGGGCGGGGGTACGTCTTTGATCGGCTCATGCCAGCTCCTCCCCTGCTCCTTCTGCTTCTTACGTAACGCAATCCACATAGTACACGGCCGACCGTTATGAAGCCAGAGCCGTAGGCCGATGCGCTCTGCATTGATCTCCTGACCTAGGGTATACTCTCTGCTCCCCACCATTCCATCCACAATTCCTGTCAGCAGGAGACCTCCAGGCACAACAGCGATAGCGGTCAGCTCTGCGGCCTGGCGACTGTCTGAAACATCCGTTTTGCTGACGGGATGGGCCAACAGGTCGTGACCGAGACTGTGGGCGATAAGCTGGGCCAACTCGTCGTCGGACGCATCATGAGCTGCCGGCTGGCTGATGTAAATGATGCCTGGGGCGATATTCCATTCGGAGGCCCGATCGTCGCCGACGATGTGGAACGCGAACGATCTTCGGCGAATACTCAACGGGAGCGTCTTCAGCAACATGTGAGCGCTCCGCTCCACGCGGATCTTTTCAGTGGGGGCAGAAAGGACTTGCAGACCGGCACCTGCACTGCACGCGGTGAGCGCCAGCATGCAGAAAGCTCCAACCGCTCGACCTAGACGCTTCACGACCCCTTGTCGTCCATCCCGACGCTCTCGGCGAGGCGCCGGTGGGCATCACAGCCCACAACCGCGCGGATCTCCCCGGTGGATGCTGCCATCTTACGGTGCAGGTGCTGGGCCTTGGCATCGGCGATTCGTTTGCACGAAGCCAGCACCCGCGCCTCGGATAGCCGCCCGGTCTCTACCGCCTCGGTCACGACAACAAGCGCCTGTCGTTGCGCTGCCTCGTCCTCGCAGATCAGCATGAGATCGCCTCCGGCCTCAATGAACCGAACAGCCGCCTCACCGGGATGGGTGCTGTCTGCGATCCCCTTCATCAAGAGGTCGTCACTAATGACCAGATTACGAAAGCCCAATTCCTGCCTTAGCAGATCGGTCAGAATACGTCGCGATAGCGTGGCCGGATGTTCCGGGTCCAGGGCAGGCAGCAGGAGATGAGCCGTCATCAGCGCCGGGATACCTGCCTTGATTGCGTATGCGAATGGGGCAAGTTCTACTGCCGAGAGGCGGCCAACGTCGTGCGGCACGACTGGCAGCGCCAGGTGAGAATCGACTGTCGTATCACCGTGGCCAGGGAAGTGCTTGCCTACCGCAATCACACCCTCGGACGCGAGCCCTCGGTAAAAGGCGATCCCATGTTGGGCCACCACCTGCGCGTCTGAACCGTAGCATCGACCCGCCATGACCGGGTTTGCCGGATTGCTCAGGACATCAAGCACCGGCGCCATATTCATGTTGATCCCCACCACCATGAGCTCCCTGGCTATCGCGGAAGCCACCGCATGGGTCAGCTCGGTCGAGCCAACCGCTCCAACCGCTGAGGCGGATAGCCACCGGGTAAAGGGGGGTGCGAGGCGACTAACCTTCCCACCTTCCTGGTCAATAGCGAAAAAGAGTGGGGTCGGCGAGGCAACTTGTAGTGCGTTCGTAAGAGCCGCAATCTCCTCCGGATCGCCAAGGTTGCGCCCAAACAGGATCAAGCCGCCGGGAGTGAGGTCGCGCACGAAGGTCTTGAGGGCCTCGGATGGCGTGTGACCTTCAAACCCAAGGATGAAGAGCTGACCGATCGCCTCTCGCAGGGTCATCGCGCTTGTGCCTCCTTACTAAGGAAGGCCTGTCGAAAGGCCTCCAGGTCTGCGGGTTGGACCTCTGGCCACGTAGCCATCTGCCGGTAGAGCCCCTCGGGATCTGCGCGCACCTGGTCGAAGAGCTTGCTTGTCGCCTCAACTATTATGTTCACGCGCCTATCTATCAATGAGGTAATGAGCGGTGACAGGAGCTTCGTCACGAAGTGGAAGAACGGATTATCGATCTGGAGGTAGAACTCCGGGTCGCTCTCCATCGAGGTCCGGCTCCCTTCCCGCACTTCACGATACTGCAGGATCAGGACCATCCGACTGGTAAAGCGGAGGAGGTTCGCAAGGGATCGAAACTCTCCCTGAAACCGATAGATGCGCTGATCGCCAGTCGCTGTGATCAACCTCGCTTCGCCTCTTAAGGCGCCACGGTCTTCGACCGTGTAGACGCCTTCCCCGACCTGAGTAACGGTGTACCGATCGAGGGGTGGGTGCAGGCGCCTGGCCAGTTGCGTCGCCAATGGCGGGTGACCCACCAGGAACTCGTAGGTTCGGCGATCTCCTGAAAACCGAATCCGCGGAATCTGCCGGCGCAGGGTCGGCTTCGCGATGATCTCAATCGTCTGAGGGTCCTCAATGGTCCGGCCGATGTCAACTGCGGCCTCCGCCTCGACCGGCCAGGCGAGGGCGGCAGACAGATCAGTCAAGGGCAACGCGCGGAGTGCGGGGTACGGGGTGCGGGGCACTACAAGGAGACCAACGACCAAAATGAGGCCCAAACCAGGACTAGATGTCAGCACGGACGACCCTGGTCGGCGCGCCGCACATAAGTTGGACGCTTCCGCATGAGGACGTGGAAGAAGCCGTTCAGTCCCTCGCGCTCCTCCTCGATCTCCAGGATCTCGCACCGGTCGCTGAAGATTTGGGCGAAGTCGCGCTTGACGAAGAAGTGGTCATAGTGGTTACGGTGGACCTGCCAGTTGCGTGTCCGCCGCTCTCCGGGATAGTGTTTGAACTTGGTGCTGAAGACCGTCAGGTGGAAGTACCCCCCTGGCTTCACAAGCCCCAGCACGCGGTCAAAATAGATCGGCCAGTCGGCCTTCTTGATGTGATGGAATACTCCGCTGTCCACGAGCGCATCAAAACTATCCGGCTTCAATGGCGGTGCAAGGGCATCTCCTAGCAGAAGCCTGATCCTTGGAGTGAGTCGCTTCTCACGTGCTCGCTGCGCAACTGTCCTCAGTGGTGCAGCCAGATAATCAAGGCCAACAGTAAAGAGTCCGGCCTTGGCGAAGAGGAGCACGTGCCGTCCCTCGCCACAACCCAGGTCGAGGACCCGACCACCCCCCTTACGCCGCTTCAGGAGATGCGACAAGCGGCTGACGGCCGGTGTCGGTTCAGTGGAAGGCCAGGGGGTCAGCCCGCCCGACTCGTAGACCTGCGCAAAGAAGTTCCGCTGCCGGGTGTATAACGCACTTTGCCACTCGGATCTCATGCTCGTGAAATCTCCGATACCAAATTCCCCCGTACCCCCCTTTTACAAAGGGGGGGAACTGGGGGGATTTTTAATGGGCGTGCGCACCAGCGGTCAAACTCTTCATGTAGGCTACTACGTCGATGAGCTGCTGGATGGTCATCGAATCGTTGTAGCTGGGCATCTTTGATTTGCCATCAGGACCGAGATATCCTTTATTTTCAGACTTATGGTGATTGATTCGCCAGGCCACGGAGGCGTTCGGATCGATCATCACCTCGACAAAATACTCCGCCGTGTGCATTGCTCCCATCCCCGAGAGAACAGACCCCACATCTCCTTGTTCAGCTTTGGGTGAGGGAAAGTCTTCGCCACGCACTTCATGGCACTTGAAGCATTCGAAGTCGATAAAGACCTGCCGCCCGGCGTGATGATTTCCGGCCGGCATGGCAAACTGCCACCCTTTTGGCATCGCGAGGCCAGACTGCTGCTTCACTGGACCGCCAGGTTGCACCATCGTCTTCTGTGGGGGTGTCACCGCCGGATGATGGTGATGTTCACTGCTCATCTGGGGCTCAGCGCTCCACCCGCTCACAACCCGGAATGCTAGAAGACCACACGTTAAAACAACTCCGCCTATTAACGCCGCGCTTTTGAGAACATGGCGACCTTCGCGTCTTGCCTCTCTCCTCATTACCCACATTGTCTCGCTCCTTCTCACTCTCGATGATATCTTCTTGTTGCGAGGATTACTTTACGAGACAAAGACCCACACCGTGCCCCTCCATCGCTCGATCGAGCGTTCAACTGTGAGCTTGAGCCCCACCCGATAAGGCGCCTCGATCGACTTGCCTCCTGACGCCACTGGCTTGCCGTCTTTGGCGAGGGCGATGACCGTCACCCGGATCGTGCTATTGGGCTCAATGGTGGTGGGCTCCGTTGACGACCCGTCCGGCCCAGCCTTCACCCCAATCGGGTACGACATACTGTCTGCCGTGATGAATATCCCCTCTGTCCAGACCACCCGGATAGTAGAGGCGGTAGGATTTGAGAAAGTGAGACTCACCTCTGCTGATCCAGCATTCGCTTGATCAATCTTGAACGGCACAGGACCCATCCCCTGGGCAGACTGAACCGTCACCTCATGCTTGAGCGGAGACAGCCTGATCGGAGACTTTATCGACCTGAGCTCTGGCGGCAGGAACTGACACCCTGACAGCCACAACAGGGCCACCAACCCTCCCATACCTGCGATCCTCGACAAAACCCTATCAGACAACATCCCTACCTCCTCCTCGGCTCTACCCCTTACCGTGTCCGGCGTTCGTCAAAGGCTGCTGCATATTGCTCGATCAGCCCTTCATCAGCAGTAACTACTCAGGTGTTTAGGCTGTAGGCTGAAGGCTGTTAGCCGCTGCGCATAGACCGAATCAAGGCGCCCAGGACTTTCTTCTCCTCGGCCATCAGGCGGCGGACCAACTCCAAGGCCGCCTTGATCTGGGCGCTCCTCCACCGGCCACGCATTGATCGCTGACGCATATCGCTGCTTTGGCCCCATGCCCGCCATCCGCCCTTTTTACCCTTGCAAGCAGAAATCTGTCACGCAAAAGCCCTCGGCCGGTCGCCCTAAAAAATTGAGGTCACCAGCAATAAGAGCGTGAGCACAACTATCACGAAGGCCGTTCCCCAGCCGATTAGGTTGGAGATCGGCGAGTTCACCTGCGCGCCCATGATCTTTCGGTCGTTGATCAGCAGGAGCATGAAGACCAGGACAGCCGGGAGCAGGATGCCGTTTAAGGTCTGGGAGAGATACATGATGGTGATGAGCGGCGCCTTGGGCCAGAGGATCAGCAGCGCGCCGGCGCCCACCATGCTGAGGTAGATGCTGAAGAACCCGGGAGCCTCGCGAAAGGTCCGATTGATGCCCGTGTGCCAGCCAAGCCCCTCGCAGACCGCATAGGCGGTGGAGAGGGGCACGATGGCCGCGGAAAAGATGGAGGCGTTCAGCAGACCCACGGCAAAAAGGAGCGTGGCGTACTGGCCTGCGAACGGTTCGATCGCCATCGCAGCCTGTTCGGCCGTCTCGATCTGAATACCGTTCGCATTGAGGGTGGCACCGCACGCCACGATGATGAAGAACGCCACGGCTGACGCGACAATACTGCCTGTCCAAACATCGAACTTGACGTACCCATAGTCCTGGCGCCGAACTCCCTTATCGACGATCGACGCCTGGATGTAGAACTGCATCCAGGGCGCAATGGTGGTTCCCACGAGGGTGATGAGCATAGTGAGATAGTCGCGCTCGATATGGAAGGTTGGCCTGGCAGTCTGCCGCAGGACGGTGGGCCAATTGGGGCTGGCCAGAAAGGCCGACACCAGATAGACGACATAGAAGAGGCTGGCGCCGAGGAAGATCCGTTCCACGAGGCGGTACGTCCCCTTGACGACCAACCAGCCCACCAGGAGCGCGGCCAGCGGCACCGTTGCGTATCGGCTCCACCCAAAGATCTCCATGCTCGCCGCCACGCCCGCGAATTCGGAAACGGTGTTGGCCAGGTTCGCCAGCACGAGAACCACCATCACGCCAACAGTGATCCGGACCCCAAACCGCTCGCGGATCAGCTCGGCCAACCCCTTGCCGGTCACGACCCCCATCCGCGAGCCCATCTCC includes the following:
- a CDS encoding gamma-glutamyl-gamma-aminobutyrate hydrolase family protein translates to MRPRIGITSWHYRDDEERWEAVLEGYSRAVLGAGGLPLILPVASAEPALIEAYLETIDGLILTGGADIHPSFYGQTVLERCGEIDEERDRFEMELVRAARNRDLPLLGICRGLQVVNVALGGSLYQDLSYRHETDPAHQSPRERRGEPAHAVAIMEGSRLAQLLGVRELDVTSTHHQIIRDLAPNLTVNAVAPDGVIEGVEGAGRFLLAVHWHPERMVTRHPEQLALFRALVEAAGTAHRH
- a CDS encoding N-acyl-D-amino-acid deacylase family protein, producing the protein MYDLIIRDANLIDGTGASARRADLAVVGDRIAEIGHIAPSLGHRVIEAAGLTLSPGFVDIHSHSDYHLLLQPTADSAVRQGVTLEIGGNCGYAAAPIWGPWLEERTATYRNLYGLDHAWQAVADYFARLEATGISENFGLLIGHNTLRGSAMGGANRPPSSQELEAMIEGARQGMAEGALGLSTGLVYAPACFSRPDELAMIAAAVREAGGILTCHMRSEGDGLIEAIDEIIGVAEKAEIPLQISHLKTSGERNWPKLHEALRRIEEARARGLDVSCDRYPYTASNTGLQAVLPDWALEGGQRDRTERLGNPAARARITQELTTHYPPDYWSRLMISEVTREENRRYEGLRVAEAAKLAETQPVHFVLDLLLAEQMQVDAIFFTMCEENLEAILAQPYAMIGSDSGCRGHEGPLSHGRPHPRTFGTFPRVLGHFVRERRLLDLPTAIRKMTWDPCRKLGILDRGHLQPGCAADLVLFDSATVSDRATYEAPLQYPTGIHHVFVNGVPVVESGEHTGARPGRVVRRA
- a CDS encoding class I SAM-dependent methyltransferase; this encodes MRSEWQSALYTRQRNFFAQVYESGGLTPWPSTEPTPAVSRLSHLLKRRKGGGRVLDLGCGEGRHVLLFAKAGLFTVGLDYLAAPLRTVAQRAREKRLTPRIRLLLGDALAPPLKPDSFDALVDSGVFHHIKKADWPIYFDRVLGLVKPGGYFHLTVFSTKFKHYPGERRTRNWQVHRNHYDHFFVKRDFAQIFSDRCEILEIEEEREGLNGFFHVLMRKRPTYVRRADQGRPC
- a CDS encoding sugar isomerase domain-containing protein, whose amino-acid sequence is MTNPAYYEAVVRLLSEIQRSQAEAIDRAADLIFSSLVADGVLHIFGSGHSHSVAEEAFHRAGGLVPVNTMTEPFLSPLTSPKKSGRLERLSGLAVILLDYHDPQPDEVLIIVSNAGINPVSVELALEAKKRELMVIAITSLRHSQAVASRHPSGQRLFEVADLVIDNYGEAGDGALTFPGLTAKVGPTSLIAGAFIVNSIVCGVVARFLAKGLTPPVYLSANLPGGDEHNRQLEAKYKGRIKLLG
- a CDS encoding c-type cytochrome, encoding MSSEHHHHPAVTPPQKTMVQPGGPVKQQSGLAMPKGWQFAMPAGNHHAGRQVFIDFECFKCHEVRGEDFPSPKAEQGDVGSVLSGMGAMHTAEYFVEVMIDPNASVAWRINHHKSENKGYLGPDGKSKMPSYNDSMTIQQLIDVVAYMKSLTAGAHAH
- the nagZ gene encoding beta-N-acetylhexosaminidase, translating into MTLREAIGQLFILGFEGHTPSEALKTFVRDLTPGGLILFGRNLGDPEEIAALTNALQVASPTPLFFAIDQEGGKVSRLAPPFTRWLSASAVGAVGSTELTHAVASAIARELMVVGINMNMAPVLDVLSNPANPVMAGRCYGSDAQVVAQHGIAFYRGLASEGVIAVGKHFPGHGDTTVDSHLALPVVPHDVGRLSAVELAPFAYAIKAGIPALMTAHLLLPALDPEHPATLSRRILTDLLRQELGFRNLVISDDLLMKGIADSTHPGEAAVRFIEAGGDLMLICEDEAAQRQALVVVTEAVETGRLSEARVLASCKRIADAKAQHLHRKMAASTGEIRAVVGCDAHRRLAESVGMDDKGS
- a CDS encoding Nramp family divalent metal transporter encodes the protein MRLSRIKKRRILRFLAIMGPGIITASVDQDAGGITTYSLAGAQFGYGLLWSLLFITIALGIVQEMGSRMGVVTGKGLAELIRERFGVRITVGVMVVLVLANLANTVSEFAGVAASMEIFGWSRYATVPLAALLVGWLVVKGTYRLVERIFLGASLFYVVYLVSAFLASPNWPTVLRQTARPTFHIERDYLTMLITLVGTTIAPWMQFYIQASIVDKGVRRQDYGYVKFDVWTGSIVASAVAFFIIVACGATLNANGIQIETAEQAAMAIEPFAGQYATLLFAVGLLNASIFSAAIVPLSTAYAVCEGLGWHTGINRTFREAPGFFSIYLSMVGAGALLILWPKAPLITIMYLSQTLNGILLPAVLVFMLLLINDRKIMGAQVNSPISNLIGWGTAFVIVVLTLLLLVTSIF